One stretch of Rhinolophus ferrumequinum isolate MPI-CBG mRhiFer1 chromosome 3, mRhiFer1_v1.p, whole genome shotgun sequence DNA includes these proteins:
- the RPP21 gene encoding ribonuclease P protein subunit p21, protein MAGPVKDREAFQRLSFLYQAAHCVLAQDPENQALARFYCHTERTIAKRLVLRRDPSVKRTLCRGCSSLLIPGLTCTQRQRRCRGQRWTVQTCLTCQRSQRFLNNPGHVLWGDRPEAQLGSQADPKPPQPPPNTAHLLEEKMEPQSFSHQ, encoded by the exons ATGGCAGGGCCGGTGAAGGACCGTGAAGCGTTCCAGAGGCTCAGCTTCCTGTACCAG GCCGCCCACTGCGTCCTTGCACAGGACCCCGAGAACCAGGCGCTGGCGAGGTTCTACTGCCACACAGAGAGGACCATCGCGAAGCGGCTGGTCTTGAGGCG agaCCCCTCGGTGAAGAGGACCCTCTGTCGGGGCTGTTCTTCCCTCCTCATCCCAGGCCTGACCTGCACGCAGCGCCAGAGAC GCTGCAGGGGACAGCGCTGGACAGTACAGACCTGCCTAACATGCCAGCGCAGCCAACGGTTCCTCAACAATCCTGGGCATGTGCTCTGGGGAGACCGGCCTGAGGCCCAGCTTGGGAGCCAGGCAG ATCCCAAACCACCACAGCCCCCACCAAACACAGCCCACCTTCTTGAGGAGAAAATGGAGCCTCAAAGCTTCAGTCACCAGTGA
- the TRIM39 gene encoding E3 ubiquitin-protein ligase TRIM39 translates to MAETSLLEAGASAASTAAALENLQVEASCSVCLEYLKEPVIIECGHNFCKACITRWWEDLERDFPCPVCRKTSRYRSLRPNRQLGSMVEIAKQLQAVKRKIRDESLCPQHHEALSLFCYEDQEAVCLICAISHTHRAHNVAPLDDATQEYKEKLQKCLEPLEQKLQEITRCKSSEEKKPGELKRLVESRRQQILKEFEELHRRLDEEQHMLLARLEEEEQDILQRLRENAAHLGDKRRDLTHLAAEVEGKCLQSGFEMLKDVKSTLEKCEKVKTMEVTSVSIELEKNFSNFPRQYFALRKILKQLIADVTLDPETAHPNLVLSEDRKSVKFVETRLRDLPDTPRRFTFYPCVLATEGFTSGRHYWEVEVGDKTHWAVGVCRDSVSRKGELTPLPETGYWRVRLWNGDKYAATTTPFTPLHIKVKPKRVGIFLDYEAGTLSFYNVTDRSHIYTFTDTFTEKLWPLFYPGIRAGRKNAAPLTIRPPTDWE, encoded by the exons ATGGCAGAGACAAGTCTGTTAGAGGCTGGGGCTTCTGCAGCCTCCACAGCCGCAGCCCTGGAGAACTTACAAGTGGAGGCAAGTTGCTCTGTGTGCCTGGAGTATCTGAAGGAGCCTGTCATCATTGAGTGTGGGCACAACTTCTGCAAAGCTTGCATCACACGCTGGTGGGAGGACCTAGAGAGGGACTTCCCTTGTCCTGTCTGTCGAAAGACATCTCGCTACCGCAGTCTGCGGCCTAATCGTCAACTAGGCAGTATGGTGGAAATTGCCAAGCAGCTGCAGGCCGTCAAGCGGAAGATCCGGGATGAGAGCCTCTGCCCTCAGCACCATGAGGCCCTCAGCCTCTTCTGCTATGAGGACCAGGAGGCTGTATGTTTGATATGTGCAATTTCCCACACTCACCGGGCCCACAACGTCGCACCACTGGACGATGCCACACAGGAATACAAG GAAAAACTGCAGAAGTGCCTGGAGCCCCTGGAGCAGAAGCTGCAGGAGATCACCCGCTGTAAGTCCTCCGAGGAAAAGAAACCTGGAGAGCTCAAG AGACTAGTGGAGAGTCGCCGACAGCAGATACTAAAGGAATTTGAAGAGCTTCATAGGCGGCTGGATGAAGAACAGCACATGTTGCTTGCGcgcctggaggaggaggaacaggacATTCTACAGCGCCTCCGGGAAAACGCTGCTCACCTTGGGGACAAGCGCCGGGACCTGACCCACTTAGCTGCTGAGGTGGAGGGCAAGTGCTTACAGTCAGGCTTCGAGATGCTTAAG GATGTCAAAAGTACCCTGGAAAA ATGTGAAAAGGTGAAGACCATGGAGGTGACTTCAGTATCCATAGAGCTGGAAAAGAACTTCAGCAATTTCCCCCGACAGTACTTTGCCCTAAGGAAAATCCTTAAACAGCTAATTG CGGATGTGACCCTGGACCCTGAAACTGCTCATCCTAACCTAGTCCTGTCGGAAGATCGTAAGAGTGTCAAGTTCGTGGAGACAAGACTCCGGGATCTCCCTGACACACCACGGCGTTTCACCTTCTACCCTTGTGTCCTGGCCACTGAGGGCTTCACCTCAGGCCGACACTactgggaggtggaggtgggcgACAAGACCCACTGGGCAGTGGGCGTGTGCCGGGACTCTGTGAGCCGCAAGGGCGAGCTGACGCCGCTGCCTGAGACTGGCTACTGGCGGGTGCGGCTGTGGAACGGGGACAAATACGCCGCCACCACCACGCCTTTTACCCCTTTGCACATCAAGGTGAAACCCAAGCGAGTGGGCATATTCCTAGACTATGAGGCCGGCACACTGTCTTTTTACAACGTTACAGACCGCTCTCATATCTACACCTTCACTGATACTTTCACTGAGAAACTCTGGCCCCTCTTCTACCCAGGCATCCGGGCTGGTCGGAAGAATGCTGCACCACTTACCATCAGGCCCCCCACAGATTGGGAGTGA